Part of the Liberibacter crescens BT-1 genome is shown below.
ATTAATTCAACATGAATTTTGTCATTTATTAAATGCATTACTAGATAGCGCCAAAACAGTTGTTGTAGCTGCAGATCGCCCCCCTTCTGAACTAGAATCCTTAGATCCACGAGTTCGTTCACGATTGCAAGGAGGGGTTTCTCTAGAATTAGGCTCTCATGACTATGATATACGTCTTGCGATACTTAAAAATCGTCTTAAGAACTCTCAAATAGGAGATACAAGTCTTAATATCCCTGAAGAAATTCTCGTGCATGTAGCTCGTTCTATTACTTCAAGTGGACGTGAATTAGATGGAGCTTTTAATCAACTTGTATTTCGGCACTCGTTTGAACCTCTTCTCACAATAGATCTTGTAGATGAAATTTTAACTCATTTAATAAAATCCAGCGAGCCAAGGCGGATACGAATTGAAGATATACAACGATTAGTTTCTCGACATTATAATGTTTCACGTCAAGATCTTCTATCTAGCCGACGTACCCGTGTTGTAGTCAAACCTCGACAGATAGCAATGTATCTTTCAAAAATTATGACTACACGTTCGTTTCCAGAAATTGGTCGTCGTTTTGGAGATCGAGACCATACAACTGTTCTTCATGCAGTTCGTAAGGTAGAGACTATGCTAGAAACAGACACAAAACTTTTAAAGGAAATTGAGTTATTAAAACGACTAATTGCAGAATAATTTCAATCTTATTATTTTCATGGATCAATTCTTCGTAGTATAAGATCAATATATCAAGTACATAAACTAGTTTGTAATGATCTTTTATATCATCGTGTTAGATCTGCAACAACTGCATCAAGAATCATCATCCCAGACGGTGTGCATTTCAACCTTGAAGAATTTATACGCTCAATGAATCCAAGATCAACCAACTCCTTCTCACGCTCAGCATTTAAGCTACGTCTAGATAATTGCTGCCAACGATTTATATCAATGCCTTCATGTAATCTTAATCCCATCAACAATAATTCATCACTTTGCTCTTCAGGACTCAAATATTCTTGCTCAATGATACCATGACCTTTACTCTCAACCATTGAAACCCAATGTTCAGGATTTTTTTCTGTAGCTGTTGCTATTCTGAAAGTATCTATACTAATACGACCATGCGCTCCTGGACCAATTCCAACATAATCACCATATCGCCAATAGGTAAGGTTGTGGGTGCTCTCAGCTCCCAACTGAGCATGATTAGATATTTCATAGGCAGGGAGTCCATGTGACAACGTAATTTCCTGAGTCAGTTCATAAAAACGAGCAGATAATTCTTCGTCAGGCATTATCAGTTTACCTGCTTTATGTAAATTAAAAAAACGTGTACCTACCTCAATTGTTAATTGATATAATGAAATATGATCAACTACATAAGAGATCGCTTGCCTAAGCTCCAAATCCCATCCATCTATAGTTTGACCGGGCCGAGCATATATAAGATCAAAAGACATACGCGGAAAAACTTCACGCGCTAATTTAATAGCTTTTAGAGAATCAGCAACACTATGTGTACGACCAAGAAATTGTAATGCTTCATCTTCAAGGGCTTGGACCCCAAGTGAGACACGATTAACTCCTGCCGCTC
Proteins encoded:
- the hemW gene encoding radical SAM family heme chaperone HemW, which encodes MNEKNFSLFPLNLERSNLSIYVHWPFCVSKCPYCDFNSHVRTKLVDQERFVQAFLLEMTRMRQLSGPRTITSIFFGGGTPSLMEPKSIGSILEGIARCWHVPNLDIEITIEANPSSVELERFHEYRAAGVNRVSLGVQALEDEALQFLGRTHSVADSLKAIKLAREVFPRMSFDLIYARPGQTIDGWDLELRQAISYVVDHISLYQLTIEVGTRFFNLHKAGKLIMPDEELSARFYELTQEITLSHGLPAYEISNHAQLGAESTHNLTYWRYGDYVGIGPGAHGRISIDTFRIATATEKNPEHWVSMVESKGHGIIEQEYLSPEEQSDELLLMGLRLHEGIDINRWQQLSRRSLNAEREKELVDLGFIERINSSRLKCTPSGMMILDAVVADLTR